A single genomic interval of candidate division KSB1 bacterium harbors:
- a CDS encoding zinc ribbon domain-containing protein produces the protein MPIYEYICESCGKKVSLLVFASGGEEKKCPKCGGTELRRIMSRFAAPLSEEDRLERLADPSAWSGLDENDPASVARFVKKMGSALGEDLGEDIDELADEAAREAEQAKKGEGEEEPQEL, from the coding sequence ATGCCCATCTACGAGTACATCTGTGAGTCCTGTGGGAAGAAGGTAAGTCTGCTTGTCTTTGCTTCTGGAGGCGAAGAGAAGAAATGTCCAAAATGTGGTGGGACCGAGTTGCGTCGCATTATGTCCCGCTTTGCGGCGCCTTTGAGCGAAGAGGATCGTCTGGAACGACTTGCCGACCCCAGTGCGTGGAGTGGTCTTGACGAAAACGACCCTGCCAGCGTCGCGCGATTCGTGAAGAAGATGGGCAGCGCCCTCGGCGAGGACCTGGGTGAAGACATCGATGAGCTGGCCGATGAGGCTGCCCGCGAGGCCGAACAGGCAAAGAAGGGGGAGGGGGAGGAGGAACCACAGGAATTATGA
- a CDS encoding STAS domain-containing protein: protein MDYSVEERQGVKVVRLHEKRLDSPLAPKLKTEFLVLLSQPPYKIALDLSEVEYADSSGLGALLLGVRQARDKGGKMVVVNPQKRVADLIRIAHLEEILTTLETEQEAIALLNSLADPS, encoded by the coding sequence ATGGACTATTCGGTAGAAGAGCGCCAGGGGGTAAAGGTCGTTCGCCTGCACGAGAAACGACTGGACAGCCCTTTGGCGCCGAAGCTCAAGACAGAATTCCTTGTGCTACTTAGCCAGCCTCCTTACAAGATCGCCCTGGACCTGAGCGAGGTGGAGTATGCCGACAGCTCGGGCTTGGGTGCCCTTCTCCTGGGAGTCAGGCAGGCGCGGGACAAAGGTGGAAAGATGGTAGTGGTCAACCCACAGAAGCGGGTCGCCGACTTGATCCGGATCGCACATCTGGAAGAGATTCTGACGACGCTGGAAACGGAGCAGGAGGCCATTGCCTTGCTCAATTCGCTGGCCGACCCTTCATGA
- a CDS encoding glycosyltransferase family 2 protein: MRVSVITITRNEAHNIADCLRSVAWADELVVVDAESDDGTAEIAREFTDKVYVVPWRGYSEAKSFALEKCTGDWVLWLDADERVPGALAEEIREVLAREPKVEGYEIPRLAFFLGRWIRHGGWYPGYVLRLFKRGCGRFSGDPVHEGVLLQGRRGRLKNHLLHYTDLTLEHYLDKLNRYTTLSAQLAVARGKKAGLWLMLLRPLHTFARMYFFKAGFLDGIQGFMLALLSAGHTFTKYAKVWHAGSRASAGQGVEEMALGEP, encoded by the coding sequence ATGCGCGTCTCAGTCATAACCATTACCCGCAATGAGGCGCACAACATTGCCGACTGTCTTAGGAGTGTGGCGTGGGCCGACGAACTCGTGGTGGTGGATGCTGAAAGCGATGATGGCACCGCAGAGATTGCGCGGGAGTTCACTGACAAGGTATACGTGGTGCCGTGGCGCGGGTATTCCGAAGCCAAGAGTTTCGCCCTGGAAAAGTGCACAGGCGACTGGGTTCTGTGGCTGGATGCGGACGAACGCGTACCTGGAGCATTGGCCGAAGAGATCCGTGAGGTGCTGGCGCGCGAACCTAAGGTCGAGGGCTATGAGATTCCCAGGCTTGCTTTCTTCCTGGGGCGGTGGATTCGCCACGGGGGGTGGTACCCGGGCTACGTGCTCCGCCTCTTCAAGCGTGGGTGTGGTCGATTCTCGGGCGATCCAGTGCATGAGGGAGTCCTCCTTCAAGGGCGCCGCGGCAGGTTGAAGAATCACCTTTTGCACTACACCGATCTGACATTGGAGCACTATTTGGACAAGCTGAATCGCTACACGACGTTGTCAGCCCAGTTGGCTGTCGCTCGTGGCAAGAAGGCCGGGCTATGGCTGATGCTTCTTCGCCCACTGCACACGTTCGCGAGAATGTACTTTTTCAAAGCCGGTTTCTTGGACGGCATTCAAGGGTTCATGCTTGCGCTTCTTTCGGCCGGGCATACGTTCACCAAGTACGCAAAGGTGTGGCATGCTGGCAGCCGAGCAAGTGCGGGGCAGGGGGTCGAAGAAATGGCATTAGGAGAGCCGTAG
- a CDS encoding glycosyltransferase family 2 protein: MPKTTEKGLVPVSVVVITRDEEENIEECLRSVQWAEDIVVVDAESRDRTAALARKLEARVYVRPWPGFAAQKAFALLQARHEWVLSLDADERVSDPLRQELVSLMQRGPECDGYLIPRRSAYLGKWIRHCGWYPGYQLRFFRKSRARVTETRVHEGFVVQGKVGYLKGDLLHRSYRDLEQNLEKLNRYSTLEALDRTHTARVRWCHFVLHPFSEFLRKFVALKGALDGVHGLVLCAMSAFQKMALYMKIWQIQNRQELLDACRRAGAPCNSLELDD; this comes from the coding sequence ATGCCCAAAACGACCGAAAAAGGCCTTGTTCCGGTTTCGGTAGTGGTGATCACGAGGGATGAGGAGGAAAACATCGAGGAGTGTCTGCGCAGTGTGCAGTGGGCCGAGGACATAGTGGTCGTGGATGCGGAGAGCCGCGATCGCACTGCCGCGTTGGCCCGCAAGCTGGAGGCGCGCGTCTACGTCCGGCCCTGGCCAGGTTTCGCCGCGCAGAAGGCGTTCGCGCTTCTGCAGGCACGGCATGAGTGGGTGCTCAGCCTGGATGCCGACGAACGAGTCAGCGACCCTTTGCGGCAAGAGCTCGTTTCCCTCATGCAGCGGGGCCCGGAGTGCGACGGGTACCTCATCCCAAGGAGGAGCGCCTACCTGGGTAAATGGATCCGTCACTGTGGCTGGTATCCTGGCTACCAGTTGCGCTTTTTTCGAAAGAGCCGGGCGAGGGTCACCGAGACCCGCGTACACGAGGGCTTCGTAGTCCAGGGAAAGGTGGGATACTTGAAAGGTGACTTGTTGCACCGTTCCTACCGAGACCTCGAGCAGAACTTGGAGAAGCTCAATCGCTATTCCACCCTGGAGGCCCTGGATCGCACGCACACCGCAAGGGTGAGGTGGTGCCACTTTGTGCTTCACCCCTTCTCCGAGTTTCTGCGCAAGTTTGTGGCGCTCAAGGGGGCTTTGGACGGAGTGCACGGCTTGGTACTGTGCGCCATGTCGGCATTTCAGAAGATGGCACTCTACATGAAGATCTGGCAGATACAAAACAGGCAAGAGCTCCTGGACGCTTGCCGTCGGGCGGGAGCGCCATGCAATTCGCTGGAACTGGATGATTAA
- a CDS encoding glycosyltransferase family 9 protein encodes MPRRVLLIKLRAIGDVVLATPALAEARKAFPTAQIDFLTEPPSRQVLEGNPHLDHVLLHDRRAPFLERVRLLAHIRRHHYDLVVDLFGNPRSALITFLSRSPVRVGFDFRGRRAAYTVRVPPRGHLVHEVEFNLDALRALGVYPERPRLEFPVPESAREYIAGFLQRNGLGNRVLVGLNNSGGWPAKRWLPERAAELARWLVGTMGVSVVVLWGPGEEAAAREVVAQAGPGVFLAPPTDLKQLGALLGRLRLLVTTDSAPMHIAAAVGTKVVALFGPTNPALQGPFGPGHVVVQNESLPCLGCNRTTCSDGRCMSELSVEKVAAACEQALAMAKDR; translated from the coding sequence TTGCCGCGGCGCGTCCTGCTCATAAAACTGCGCGCCATAGGCGATGTGGTGTTAGCTACGCCAGCGCTGGCGGAGGCCCGCAAGGCCTTTCCTACGGCTCAGATCGACTTTTTGACTGAGCCACCCTCGCGGCAGGTGCTGGAAGGCAATCCGCATCTGGACCACGTGCTGCTGCACGACCGCCGGGCCCCTTTTCTGGAGCGCGTGCGGCTGCTGGCGCACATCAGACGGCATCACTATGACCTGGTGGTCGATCTTTTTGGCAACCCGCGGAGCGCATTGATCACGTTTCTTTCGCGATCGCCGGTCAGGGTCGGGTTCGATTTTCGAGGGAGGAGGGCCGCTTACACTGTGCGCGTGCCTCCACGCGGGCACCTTGTGCATGAGGTGGAGTTCAACCTCGACGCACTGCGGGCCCTTGGGGTGTATCCGGAAAGGCCACGGTTGGAGTTCCCAGTGCCAGAGAGCGCTCGGGAGTACATCGCGGGCTTTCTGCAGCGTAATGGACTTGGCAACCGCGTGCTCGTGGGGCTGAACAACTCGGGTGGATGGCCGGCCAAGCGTTGGCTCCCTGAACGAGCGGCCGAACTGGCGCGTTGGCTGGTGGGCACCATGGGGGTCTCCGTGGTGGTCCTGTGGGGTCCAGGTGAAGAGGCTGCGGCTCGAGAAGTTGTAGCGCAAGCCGGTCCGGGGGTGTTCTTAGCACCGCCGACCGACCTTAAGCAGCTGGGGGCCTTGCTGGGCCGGCTTCGGCTGTTGGTGACCACCGACTCGGCGCCGATGCACATTGCGGCAGCAGTCGGCACGAAAGTGGTGGCGCTGTTTGGACCAACCAACCCCGCCCTTCAGGGCCCCTTTGGCCCCGGGCATGTGGTGGTGCAGAACGAGTCGTTACCCTGCCTGGGCTGCAATCGCACCACCTGCAGCGACGGGCGTTGCATGAGCGAGCTTTCTGTGGAAAAGGTGGCAGCTGCGTGCGAGCAGGCGCTCGCCATGGCGAAGGACAGATAG
- a CDS encoding glycosyltransferase family 4 protein, with translation MGQDTGMESKGKSVFAISEQELSKLDADRRSLDLAVVHLTFEGIQIFGGGVCTVTRGHLEALGNLRDKLRPRGVFLTPYFLEIAYAPDHPRRDPRYEEYARRKVADMGGEIAYLTNYSVGDEPFTKWGVKDLGPVENWKHACASGAALALNYARRHQAAVIYCHDCVYALAALYAALEADAYGADIRAIYVVHSTALTHELPLPNPDRLMAESVAMHWPKVSPRVRIGYISEFIRGHLVADYGVRLEHTVPTGNGLNPDDPHFRLRSEEEIVAKLRNYGIPLDKPLMVAWGRAVAYKRFDVVMKAAAQLQGAVHAVVIVSPRSEELLQLKDQLGLDMSLIFAFDAELVACLLQWKNTVAVPILAYLEPCGLTPMEARMQARRQGPLVITSDTGGLPEQIAHGVDGFITRQDDAAHVADTVRTIMGMSVGEKEKIRKAGFERILRQYTWRSQILTTLAALCPHVRLVAEEVRNECVREELQALQ, from the coding sequence ATGGGACAGGACACCGGAATGGAGTCAAAAGGAAAGAGCGTATTCGCGATTTCAGAGCAGGAGCTGAGCAAGCTGGATGCGGACAGGCGGAGTCTTGATCTTGCGGTTGTGCACCTGACCTTCGAGGGGATCCAAATTTTTGGCGGGGGCGTGTGCACGGTCACGAGGGGCCATCTGGAGGCGCTGGGGAACTTGCGCGACAAGCTCCGTCCCCGGGGCGTATTCCTCACACCCTATTTCTTGGAAATTGCCTATGCCCCGGACCATCCCCGCCGGGACCCTCGGTATGAAGAATACGCGCGCCGCAAGGTGGCGGACATGGGGGGCGAGATTGCCTATCTCACCAACTACAGCGTGGGCGACGAGCCTTTCACAAAGTGGGGGGTGAAGGATCTTGGTCCGGTGGAGAACTGGAAACACGCCTGCGCCTCAGGCGCGGCCCTTGCCTTGAACTATGCGCGCCGTCACCAGGCAGCTGTGATCTATTGCCACGATTGCGTCTATGCTTTGGCTGCACTCTACGCAGCCCTAGAAGCCGATGCCTATGGGGCCGATATTCGCGCTATCTACGTAGTGCACTCCACGGCCTTGACCCACGAATTGCCGCTTCCCAATCCGGATAGGCTGATGGCCGAATCGGTGGCTATGCACTGGCCGAAGGTGTCGCCCCGTGTGCGTATCGGCTACATCAGCGAGTTCATCCGCGGCCATCTGGTTGCGGACTATGGGGTGCGCCTCGAGCACACGGTGCCCACCGGCAATGGGCTGAATCCCGATGACCCCCACTTTCGCCTGCGCAGCGAAGAGGAGATCGTCGCCAAACTCCGCAACTACGGGATACCCCTGGACAAGCCCCTGATGGTAGCCTGGGGGCGAGCAGTGGCCTATAAGCGCTTTGACGTAGTGATGAAGGCCGCAGCACAATTGCAAGGGGCGGTGCACGCGGTAGTGATCGTTTCGCCCCGGTCGGAAGAACTCTTGCAACTGAAAGACCAACTTGGCCTGGACATGTCGCTCATCTTTGCTTTCGATGCCGAGCTTGTGGCATGCTTGCTGCAGTGGAAAAACACAGTGGCGGTACCTATTCTGGCTTACCTGGAGCCCTGTGGTCTGACACCGATGGAGGCCCGAATGCAGGCAAGAAGACAAGGGCCCCTGGTCATCACGTCGGATACCGGCGGACTGCCGGAGCAGATTGCGCATGGTGTTGATGGGTTTATCACTCGGCAGGATGACGCAGCACACGTCGCTGACACAGTCCGCACAATCATGGGCATGTCAGTCGGCGAAAAGGAAAAGATTCGCAAGGCGGGCTTTGAGCGGATTCTGCGGCAGTATACGTGGCGGAGCCAGATCTTAACCACCCTGGCCGCTCTTTGCCCACACGTCCGCCTCGTGGCAGAGGAGGTGCGCAACGAGTGTGTCCGCGAGGAGCTCCAGGCCCTGCAGTGA
- a CDS encoding DUF1854 domain-containing protein → MMGSETENQRASLRDVGVRYLTPQNAHFFVGTLGSLHCIVEDQEAYANVHCLLAFPISFPQSYISVWYTDEQGREHEIGVIERLEDFPEEVQRLIRESLGRQYYEHRIRRIYDVRWEYGLLFFDVETDQGRAQFSMRWQHEKALEYGQHGKVLLDTFNNRYVIPSVQELPPSDRNKLMRFIYW, encoded by the coding sequence ATGATGGGATCGGAAACGGAAAACCAACGGGCCAGCCTGCGTGATGTAGGGGTTCGGTACCTCACACCACAGAACGCGCACTTTTTCGTTGGCACGCTTGGCTCCTTGCACTGTATTGTGGAGGACCAGGAGGCTTACGCCAACGTGCACTGCTTGCTCGCTTTCCCGATTAGCTTCCCTCAGAGCTACATTTCGGTCTGGTACACGGACGAACAGGGCAGGGAGCATGAGATCGGGGTCATCGAGCGTCTGGAAGATTTTCCAGAAGAAGTACAGCGGCTCATTCGCGAGAGCCTCGGGCGGCAGTATTACGAGCACCGCATCCGTCGCATCTACGACGTGCGCTGGGAATACGGGCTCCTCTTTTTTGATGTAGAGACCGACCAGGGGCGGGCGCAGTTTAGCATGCGCTGGCAACATGAAAAAGCTTTGGAGTATGGGCAACACGGCAAAGTGCTGCTCGACACTTTCAACAACCGCTACGTGATTCCTTCCGTGCAAGAGTTGCCACCCTCCGATCGGAACAAGCTCATGCGTTTCATCTACTGGTGA
- a CDS encoding ABC transporter ATP-binding protein/permease, with amino-acid sequence MGKIRQAAQRDTGILIGEVPHEVIEDLERCGVRPGEVRVAVRSDLDLRGQSVASWLVITSESVVTVTPSAPLGERLVGPFPLRDIRTVRVFTGVGSSFLQAYIQSFFVDLIRFSNARREEFNRALIFLERLVEQQPAAVEIFRKKHPWFCEVCGLALPSQYAVCPRCARQGGLLRRTLRMMSPYRLFVLLLLLMMLAGVALDLVPPYLTRILVDDVLTTKVRISWLPWLVLGLAATTLVRAGLNIAIGRTSTQIGTRITYELRRQLQRKLSELSVDFYDRTSVGTLMTRLLHDVDYFHGFVQQVASGFMVNIFLVAGIGFMLFSLNARLALFVLIPVPFVVLGTWFFWHTIYPRYYRFWDSQSKLAALLNGMLSGIRTVKAFAQERREQKRFDGVAAYLRDSRRAVDRGSATFFPVFGYAFSLGGLIVWLAGGRSVIGGQITLGTLMAFFGYLGMFYGPISALTMFSNWLTGFLTAGQRIFEVLDADVTLRPPAHPRRVRAIRGRIEFRNVTFGYDPYDPVLENISLTIEPGQLVGIVGKSGSGKTTLVNLICRFYDPQQGQILIDGVDVREMSNEDLRRHVGLVLQEPFLFRATIAENIAYGQPDATPAQIIDAAKAANAHKFIMRQPSGYDTRLGERGAGLSGGEKQRISIARALLCDPSILILDEATSNVDTESELAIQEALAVLCRGRTTIAIAHRLSTLRGADVIYVLEDGRIVEQGSHEELMRQEGLYYRLVMIQTRLTKLEA; translated from the coding sequence ATGGGCAAGATTCGGCAGGCAGCACAGCGGGACACGGGGATTCTAATCGGGGAGGTACCGCATGAGGTCATTGAAGACCTCGAGCGGTGCGGAGTTCGACCGGGCGAGGTGCGGGTTGCTGTTCGCAGCGATCTGGACCTGAGAGGGCAGTCTGTCGCAAGTTGGTTGGTCATCACGAGCGAATCGGTCGTGACCGTCACGCCCTCGGCGCCGCTTGGGGAGCGGCTCGTGGGGCCATTCCCGTTGCGCGACATCAGGACAGTGCGCGTCTTCACAGGCGTGGGAAGCAGTTTTCTCCAGGCCTACATTCAGAGCTTCTTCGTTGACCTCATCCGCTTCAGCAATGCGCGCCGGGAGGAGTTCAACAGGGCGCTGATCTTTTTGGAGAGGCTTGTTGAGCAGCAGCCAGCGGCAGTAGAAATTTTCCGCAAGAAGCATCCCTGGTTCTGCGAGGTCTGCGGGCTCGCCCTCCCCTCGCAGTATGCGGTTTGTCCGCGCTGCGCTCGCCAGGGCGGCCTGCTCCGCCGTACATTGCGCATGATGTCACCCTACCGACTTTTTGTCCTGCTGCTTTTGCTGATGATGCTCGCAGGGGTGGCACTCGATCTGGTGCCTCCCTATTTGACCCGCATCCTGGTTGACGACGTGCTTACCACCAAGGTGCGCATCTCATGGCTTCCCTGGTTGGTGCTGGGTTTGGCTGCGACCACCCTGGTGCGCGCAGGGCTGAACATCGCCATCGGCCGCACGAGCACACAAATCGGCACACGCATCACCTACGAGCTCCGCCGCCAGTTGCAGCGAAAGCTCTCCGAGCTGTCTGTGGACTTTTACGATCGCACTTCAGTGGGGACGCTGATGACGCGGCTGTTGCACGACGTGGACTATTTTCACGGCTTTGTGCAACAGGTGGCTTCTGGTTTCATGGTGAACATCTTCTTGGTGGCGGGCATCGGCTTCATGCTCTTCAGCTTGAATGCCAGATTGGCCCTTTTTGTGCTCATCCCTGTGCCGTTTGTGGTTCTGGGGACGTGGTTTTTCTGGCACACCATTTATCCTCGCTATTATCGTTTTTGGGACAGCCAGTCCAAGTTGGCCGCGCTGCTCAACGGCATGCTCTCTGGCATCCGCACCGTTAAGGCATTTGCCCAGGAGCGACGGGAGCAAAAGCGCTTCGACGGTGTTGCGGCCTACCTGCGCGACTCGCGGCGGGCGGTGGACAGAGGCTCGGCAACCTTCTTCCCCGTTTTCGGTTACGCCTTTAGCCTTGGGGGATTGATTGTATGGCTGGCCGGTGGCAGGAGCGTCATCGGGGGGCAGATCACGCTGGGCACGCTGATGGCCTTTTTCGGGTACCTGGGGATGTTCTATGGCCCCATTTCGGCGCTCACCATGTTTTCAAACTGGCTCACGGGCTTTTTGACTGCCGGACAGCGCATTTTTGAGGTGCTGGACGCGGATGTGACCCTGCGGCCGCCCGCGCACCCGAGGCGCGTGCGAGCCATTCGCGGCAGAATCGAGTTTCGCAATGTGACCTTTGGTTACGATCCTTATGATCCGGTCCTGGAGAACATCTCCCTGACCATCGAGCCCGGACAGCTGGTGGGCATCGTGGGCAAGAGCGGGTCGGGAAAGACCACCTTGGTAAACCTAATCTGTCGTTTCTACGACCCACAACAGGGTCAGATTCTCATCGACGGGGTCGACGTGCGGGAGATGTCCAACGAGGACCTTCGGCGGCATGTGGGCCTTGTGCTCCAGGAACCATTTCTGTTTCGCGCCACCATTGCCGAGAACATCGCCTACGGGCAGCCTGACGCCACGCCAGCCCAGATCATCGACGCTGCCAAGGCTGCCAACGCGCACAAGTTCATCATGCGCCAGCCTAGCGGCTACGACACTCGCCTCGGCGAGCGCGGGGCCGGGCTATCTGGAGGGGAGAAGCAGCGCATCAGCATTGCCCGTGCGCTGCTCTGCGACCCGAGCATCCTCATTCTCGATGAGGCAACTTCCAATGTGGACACCGAGTCAGAGCTGGCGATTCAAGAGGCGCTTGCGGTGCTGTGCCGGGGCAGAACCACAATCGCCATTGCCCATCGACTCTCCACACTCCGCGGGGCCGACGTTATCTACGTCCTGGAGGACGGCCGCATCGTGGAACAAGGCTCCCATGAGGAATTGATGCGCCAGGAAGGGCTGTACTATCGGCTGGTGATGATCCAGACAAGACTGACTAAGTTGGAGGCTTGA
- a CDS encoding HAD-IB family phosphatase — MEQWFVAFLVHRGLMRPARTAAGYCRAMWKGQARTWFDLKLRYLAGVPLATVQDWASECWETAVERRVFSGMRYLAAGLQEGGVHLVLLSGAPSFLAQPLATHFGIEECLCAEPAVVDGVLTGGLVRPHPRGRRKVETAVRWLVSHGLSPAQACAVGDHWDDRFLLSFVAQAVVVAPGPRLALLARRHGWPVIRQPGDKHQAAKIIQHLFRVIPHSCG; from the coding sequence TTGGAGCAGTGGTTTGTCGCTTTCCTCGTGCACCGAGGGCTGATGAGGCCGGCCCGCACCGCGGCTGGGTACTGCCGGGCTATGTGGAAGGGGCAGGCGCGCACATGGTTTGACCTTAAGCTCCGCTACTTGGCCGGGGTTCCCTTGGCCACCGTGCAGGACTGGGCGTCGGAGTGCTGGGAGACGGCCGTCGAGAGACGGGTTTTTTCGGGGATGCGCTACCTTGCGGCGGGTTTGCAGGAGGGAGGAGTGCATCTTGTCCTACTGAGTGGGGCTCCATCCTTTCTGGCGCAGCCCCTGGCCACTCATTTTGGCATCGAAGAGTGCCTGTGCGCCGAACCGGCGGTTGTCGATGGCGTGCTCACAGGCGGCCTTGTGCGGCCTCACCCGCGCGGGCGAAGGAAGGTGGAGACAGCTGTGCGCTGGCTGGTTAGCCACGGTCTTTCCCCCGCCCAAGCTTGTGCGGTGGGTGACCACTGGGACGACCGCTTTCTGCTGAGCTTTGTGGCTCAGGCCGTCGTGGTAGCGCCTGGCCCGCGGTTGGCACTCCTTGCGCGGCGCCATGGATGGCCGGTGATACGGCAGCCAGGCGACAAACACCAAGCCGCGAAAATAATTCAGCATCTCTTCCGCGTGATCCCACATAGTTGTGGATGA